One segment of Stomatobaculum sp. F0698 DNA contains the following:
- the fba gene encoding class II fructose-1,6-bisphosphate aldolase, whose protein sequence is MALVTSAEMFRKAYEGGYAIGAFNVNNMEIVQAITEAAAELKSPVILQASAGARKYANSIYLVKLVEAAVELHPEVPMVLHLDHGADFATCKDCIDGGFTSVMIDFSSHSFEDNIAETKKVVEYAHAHGVVVEAELGTLAGVEDDVCVEEGMSSYTRPEEVEEFVSRTGCDSLAIAIGTSHGAYKFKPGTNPELRLDILEEVKKRLPGFPIVLHGASSVPQEYVKIINANGGQLKDAIGVPEDQLRAAARSAVCKINIDSDLRLGMTAGIRQHFNEHPDHFDPRQYLGDGRANVKAIVAHKITEVLGSNNRI, encoded by the coding sequence ATGGCATTGGTCACTTCGGCGGAGATGTTCCGTAAGGCATATGAGGGCGGTTACGCCATCGGCGCATTCAACGTCAACAACATGGAAATTGTGCAGGCAATTACGGAGGCAGCTGCCGAGCTTAAGTCCCCGGTGATTCTGCAGGCTTCCGCGGGCGCGAGAAAGTACGCAAACTCGATTTATCTCGTGAAGCTCGTTGAGGCGGCGGTCGAGCTGCACCCGGAGGTCCCGATGGTGCTCCACCTGGATCACGGCGCGGATTTCGCGACCTGCAAGGACTGCATTGACGGCGGCTTTACTTCGGTCATGATTGACTTCTCGAGCCACAGCTTCGAGGACAACATCGCAGAGACCAAGAAGGTTGTCGAGTACGCACACGCACACGGCGTTGTGGTCGAGGCTGAGCTCGGCACGCTGGCGGGCGTTGAGGATGATGTCTGCGTCGAGGAGGGCATGTCCTCCTACACGAGACCGGAAGAGGTCGAGGAATTCGTGAGCCGCACGGGCTGCGACTCCCTCGCAATCGCAATCGGCACGAGCCACGGCGCTTACAAGTTCAAGCCGGGCACGAATCCGGAGCTTCGCCTCGACATCCTCGAGGAAGTGAAGAAGAGACTGCCGGGCTTCCCGATTGTTCTGCACGGCGCATCTTCCGTCCCGCAGGAGTACGTGAAGATTATCAACGCAAATGGCGGTCAGCTGAAGGACGCAATCGGTGTTCCGGAGGATCAGCTCCGCGCGGCTGCAAGAAGCGCGGTCTGCAAGATCAACATTGACTCCGACCTTCGCCTCGGCATGACGGCAGGCATTCGCCAGCACTTCAACGAGCACCCGGATCACTTTGACCCGAGACAGTACCTCGGCGACGGCAGAGCCAATGTCAAGGCAATTGTCGCGCACAAGATCACGGAAGTTCTGGGATCGAATAACAGAATCTAA